One Methanomassiliicoccales archaeon genomic window carries:
- a CDS encoding HypC/HybG/HupF family hydrogenase formation chaperone — translation MCLAVPGKILSIEGKDADVDFGGVTRKVNVSLVKAGVGEYVIIHAGFAIQVVDREEAEETIKIWEEMLAAQS, via the coding sequence ATGTGCCTAGCTGTCCCAGGTAAGATTCTTAGCATTGAAGGTAAGGATGCGGACGTCGATTTCGGCGGAGTGACCAGAAAGGTCAACGTTTCGCTGGTCAAGGCGGGGGTGGGCGAATATGTCATCATCCACGCCGGATTTGCGATCCAGGTGGTGGACCGGGAAGAGGCCGAGGAGACCATCAAGATATGGGAAGAGATGTTGGCCGCTCAATCTTAA